A window of Selenomonadales bacterium genomic DNA:
ATTGCACTCGCTTATGCAAAAGGCATCGGCGGCGCTCGTGCAGGTGTACTCACGACGACGTTCAAAGAAGAAACCGAAACTGACCTCTTCGGCGAACAGAACGTTCTCTGCGGTGGTGTAACAGAATTGATGACAGCAGGCTTCGAAACACTCGTAGAAGCAGGCTATCAGCCGGAAATCGCATACTTCGAATGTATCCATGAAATGAAACTCATCGTCGACCTCATTTATGAAGGCGGCATGGCAAAAATGCGTCACTCCATCAGTGACACGGCTGAATACGGTGACTACTGCATCGGTAAACGCATAATCACGGACGAAACACGCAAAGAAATGAAAAAAGTATTGAAAGAGATCCAAGAAGGCGAATTCGCACGCGATTGGATCTTGGAAAACCAAGCTAACCGTCCGTCCTTCTTGGCAAACCGCCGCATCAAAGCAGAACATCAGGTAGAAGTTGTCGGTAAACAGCTCCGCTCCATGATGTCGTGGCTCAACCAGAAATAAGAAATTCAAACGAAATTGAGGGAAAAGAAAATGAAAGTTACAGGCGCAAGAGCTGTTGTAGAATGTTTGGTAGAACAACAGGTAAATACTGTTTTCGGATATCCCGGGGGGATGATCCTGCCGTTGTTCGATGCTCTGTACGGTGAAACCCGTA
This region includes:
- the ilvC gene encoding ketol-acid reductoisomerase; its protein translation is TMILIPDEKQAAIYKNEIKPNLKPGSALAFAHGFNIHFKQIIPPADVDVFMVAPKGPGHLVRRVFTEGGGVPCLMAVYQDATETAADIALAYAKGIGGARAGVLTTTFKEETETDLFGEQNVLCGGVTELMTAGFETLVEAGYQPEIAYFECIHEMKLIVDLIYEGGMAKMRHSISDTAEYGDYCIGKRIITDETRKEMKKVLKEIQEGEFARDWILENQANRPSFLANRRIKAEHQVEVVGKQLRSMMSWLNQK